The Pyrobaculum sp. 3827-6 genome has a segment encoding these proteins:
- a CDS encoding zinc-binding dehydrogenase: MRAAVLRQYNQPLKLEDVNAAPPQRGEVKVRIQAAGVCHSDLYVLEGATPVPPPLVPGHEAVAVVEEVGPDVDSVSPGDVVVTSFIWPCGRCRNCVRGAENLCENFAKVRLKGVLLDGTTRLRSPTGEEIRIFLGGTWAEEAVVPATAVAKLPPAMKGRRELAMLGCAYLTAYGAVVNTGSVSPGDVVAVIGTGGVGLAAVQVAKAVGARVVAVGRNPQKLKLAAELGAEVVDTKSGDAVKAVQELTGGRGADVVIEAVGSDETIQQAVDMAALGGRVVLVGLMPLGHKTPLALARVVRGGIHIMGSYGARPRLDLPVVIKMVERGLLQPERLAGPVYKLEEINEAVEALRSGRAIRPIVVP; this comes from the coding sequence ATGAGAGCCGCCGTCCTAAGGCAGTACAACCAGCCACTGAAGCTGGAGGACGTCAACGCGGCGCCTCCTCAACGCGGCGAGGTCAAGGTGAGGATTCAGGCCGCCGGCGTGTGCCACAGCGACTTGTACGTACTCGAAGGCGCCACACCCGTACCGCCGCCTCTCGTGCCGGGGCACGAAGCGGTGGCGGTGGTGGAAGAGGTAGGCCCCGACGTCGACAGCGTATCACCCGGCGACGTGGTCGTCACCAGCTTCATATGGCCGTGTGGACGCTGTAGGAACTGCGTAAGGGGGGCGGAAAACCTCTGCGAAAATTTTGCAAAAGTCCGGCTGAAAGGCGTACTGCTGGACGGAACCACAAGGCTGAGGAGCCCCACGGGAGAGGAGATTAGGATATTCCTCGGAGGGACCTGGGCGGAGGAGGCCGTGGTCCCGGCCACCGCGGTGGCTAAACTGCCGCCAGCTATGAAGGGCCGTAGAGAATTGGCCATGCTCGGCTGTGCCTACCTAACGGCGTACGGCGCGGTGGTGAACACAGGCTCCGTCTCCCCGGGAGACGTCGTGGCGGTTATAGGCACGGGCGGCGTCGGGCTGGCCGCTGTCCAGGTGGCAAAGGCCGTGGGGGCCAGGGTGGTGGCGGTGGGGAGGAACCCCCAGAAGCTTAAATTAGCGGCGGAGCTGGGGGCCGAGGTGGTGGATACAAAATCCGGCGACGCCGTGAAGGCGGTGCAGGAACTGACAGGCGGGAGGGGGGCAGACGTCGTCATTGAGGCGGTTGGGTCCGACGAAACTATACAACAGGCGGTGGACATGGCGGCCCTGGGCGGGAGGGTGGTCCTCGTCGGCTTAATGCCGCTGGGCCACAAAACGCCCCTGGCCCTCGCCAGGGTGGTCCGCGGGGGGATACATATTATGGGTAGCTACGGCGCGAGGCCTAGGCTAGATCTGCCCGTAGTCATCAAGATGGTGGAGAGGGGTCTCTTACAGCCGGAGAGGCTCGCTGGCCCCGTCTACAAGCTGGAGGAGATAAACGAGGCGGTGGAGGCTTTAAGGAGCGGGAGGGCCATTAGACCTATAGTGGTGCCTTAG
- a CDS encoding FAD-dependent oxidoreductase — protein MKTILVVGGGAAGATAASRAKRMCPSCRVVLVEAGGYITHAPCAIPYAIAGLSQEALWLYQEESFELERGVEVYTKTKVVDIAGGKAKLEGRLAGALDFDAVIIATGARPWVPQVEGLDKSGVVVLRGVDSVEEARSVLRGAASVVVVGAGYIGVEMADVLNSMGKKVVLIDAGPFPMSKVLDSDIGRLVASYMESRGVELRMGERIEKIAGGSKVEYVVTDKGRYPADAVVMATGVRPNVELAVKAGAKLGPTGAVSVNKYMEAGPPGVYVAGDIAESIHKVTGEPVWIPLATYANKMGYVAGTNAALGARAAEFPPVAGASVTKFDEMYVGTVGFTEAEARRKGMPVESYVVKTHDKARYMRELRDVTLKAVISRGRLIGVQAVGLTQSISGYIDLASQFIGRLVEDLFYAEYTYMPFTAPVWHPLAVVGRLWLRHHYRSNGPPAP, from the coding sequence GTGAAGACGATATTAGTAGTGGGAGGGGGGGCGGCGGGGGCCACCGCCGCGTCTCGCGCCAAGAGGATGTGCCCGAGTTGCAGAGTGGTCCTAGTGGAGGCTGGCGGCTACATCACCCACGCGCCGTGCGCCATTCCCTACGCCATCGCCGGCCTTTCTCAAGAGGCTCTGTGGCTTTACCAGGAGGAGAGTTTTGAGTTGGAGAGGGGCGTGGAGGTGTACACCAAGACGAAGGTAGTCGACATCGCAGGTGGTAAAGCTAAGCTAGAGGGGCGTCTCGCCGGGGCTCTCGACTTCGACGCTGTGATAATCGCCACTGGCGCCAGGCCGTGGGTGCCGCAGGTGGAGGGGCTGGATAAGAGCGGGGTGGTGGTGCTGAGGGGTGTGGACAGCGTGGAGGAGGCTAGGTCTGTGTTGAGGGGAGCGGCTAGTGTGGTGGTGGTGGGGGCGGGGTATATAGGGGTTGAGATGGCGGATGTGTTAAACTCAATGGGTAAAAAGGTGGTTTTAATAGACGCCGGGCCTTTCCCCATGTCTAAGGTGCTTGACTCAGACATAGGGCGGCTGGTGGCGAGCTACATGGAGAGCCGGGGGGTGGAGCTCAGGATGGGGGAGAGGATAGAAAAGATTGCGGGAGGGAGCAAGGTGGAGTACGTGGTAACCGACAAGGGGCGCTACCCGGCAGACGCCGTGGTCATGGCCACCGGGGTGAGGCCGAACGTGGAGCTCGCTGTTAAGGCTGGCGCCAAGCTGGGCCCCACGGGGGCGGTCTCTGTGAATAAGTATATGGAGGCCGGCCCCCCGGGGGTCTACGTGGCGGGGGACATCGCCGAATCTATACATAAGGTGACGGGGGAGCCCGTGTGGATTCCACTCGCCACGTATGCAAACAAGATGGGTTACGTGGCGGGGACTAACGCGGCTCTGGGGGCCAGAGCCGCCGAGTTCCCACCTGTGGCGGGGGCCTCTGTGACTAAATTCGACGAGATGTATGTCGGCACTGTCGGCTTCACAGAGGCTGAGGCGAGGAGGAAGGGCATGCCTGTGGAGAGCTACGTGGTGAAGACACACGACAAGGCTAGGTACATGAGGGAGCTGAGGGACGTCACGCTGAAGGCCGTGATCTCCCGGGGGAGGTTGATAGGCGTGCAGGCCGTGGGGCTGACCCAGTCTATTTCCGGTTATATAGACCTCGCGTCGCAGTTTATAGGGAGGCTTGTGGAGGACCTCTTCTACGCGGAGTACACCTATATGCCCTTCACCGCGCCGGTGTGGCACCCCCTCGCCGTCGTGGGGAGGCTGTGGCTAAGGCACCACTATAGGTCTAATGGCCCTCCCGCTCCTTAA
- a CDS encoding 2Fe-2S iron-sulfur cluster-binding protein: MEVTIHVKRGTQGRQYYQSYRLEVENPNVTVLDLLFKIRGIDGSLSFRYACRMGVCGACAMVINGVPRLACAIKLSDLGTKEIFIEPLKGKNIIKDLVTDT, from the coding sequence ATGGAGGTCACTATCCACGTCAAGCGGGGCACCCAGGGACGGCAGTACTACCAGAGCTACAGGTTGGAGGTGGAGAACCCCAACGTCACTGTGTTAGATCTCTTGTTTAAAATAAGGGGGATTGATGGATCGCTTAGTTTTAGATACGCGTGTAGGATGGGGGTCTGCGGGGCCTGCGCCATGGTTATAAACGGCGTGCCGCGGCTGGCGTGCGCCATAAAGCTCTCCGACCTGGGGACAAAGGAGATATTTATAGAGCCCTTGAAAGGTAAAAATATAATTAAAGATTTAGTTACTGATACATAA
- a CDS encoding succinate dehydrogenase/fumarate reductase flavoprotein subunit, producing MEVLKYDVVVVGSGLAGLRAAAAAAAAGAEVAVLTKVSGPRSHSISAEGGMAAVVDPAKTGDSPELHAYDTVKGGDYLVDQEVAVQFAYEAPREVKFLESIGVPWNRDPDGSYSLRLFGGMSKPRTLFVKDKTGFYIMTALYKYVKGLPNVHLYEEHFVTRIVVRNGVFLGFVAYDMRRGELKGFAAKAGVLAAGGGGRMFRTTTMGYLNTGEVYGYALRAGAALRDMEFVQFHPTALVPSGILISEAARAEGGYLVNRLGERFMKRYAPERMELAPRDVVSRAIYMECAQGRGFTHESGLCYVGLDVRHIDEKRLKERLPQLLELSKTYAGVDPTRDLIPVRPAAHYFMGGVYTDAQGRVLTADGRWIRGLWAAGEVASVGLHGANRLGSNSLSECAVWGRLTGEAAADYAKSTPSTPSGMLTEEVKREEERVHGLLKRERGGETPSSIARELQNIMDEAAGVVRHGSELSKALGRLSALQKRLADIRISDGGLVYNMELREVLELDGAVLAAQTILTGALLRQESRGSHYRLDYPQREDKSWLRHTLYYIYGGSLLVAKREVNITRWMPEVRRY from the coding sequence GTGGAGGTTTTAAAATACGACGTAGTTGTAGTAGGCTCGGGGCTGGCGGGTCTCAGGGCGGCCGCCGCCGCTGCCGCCGCAGGTGCGGAGGTAGCTGTCTTGACAAAGGTAAGTGGGCCCCGCTCCCACAGCATATCGGCGGAGGGGGGCATGGCCGCCGTGGTTGACCCGGCGAAGACCGGCGACAGCCCGGAGCTCCACGCCTACGACACGGTGAAGGGGGGTGACTATCTGGTGGATCAGGAGGTGGCTGTCCAATTTGCCTACGAGGCGCCGCGGGAGGTTAAGTTTCTTGAGTCTATCGGCGTGCCGTGGAACAGGGACCCCGACGGCTCCTACTCGCTGAGGCTCTTCGGAGGCATGTCTAAGCCCAGGACGCTCTTCGTGAAGGACAAGACTGGGTTCTACATAATGACGGCCCTTTATAAATATGTAAAGGGGCTTCCCAACGTTCATCTGTATGAGGAGCACTTCGTCACTAGGATAGTGGTGAGGAACGGCGTGTTTCTCGGCTTCGTGGCGTACGACATGAGGAGGGGCGAGCTCAAGGGCTTCGCCGCGAAGGCGGGGGTGCTGGCGGCGGGGGGCGGGGGGAGGATGTTCCGAACCACCACCATGGGGTATCTAAACACGGGCGAGGTATACGGCTACGCGTTGCGAGCTGGCGCCGCCCTTAGAGATATGGAGTTTGTACAGTTCCACCCAACCGCGCTGGTTCCAAGCGGTATTTTGATATCTGAGGCGGCTAGGGCCGAGGGGGGCTACCTGGTGAATAGGCTTGGGGAGAGGTTTATGAAGAGGTACGCCCCCGAGAGGATGGAGCTGGCTCCCAGGGACGTGGTGTCCAGGGCGATCTACATGGAGTGCGCCCAGGGCAGGGGCTTCACCCATGAGTCTGGCCTCTGCTACGTGGGCCTCGACGTGAGGCATATCGACGAGAAGAGGCTAAAGGAGAGGTTGCCTCAGCTACTCGAGCTCTCCAAGACGTACGCCGGCGTCGACCCCACGAGGGATCTCATACCCGTTAGACCAGCGGCCCACTACTTCATGGGGGGCGTATACACAGACGCCCAGGGAAGGGTCCTCACGGCTGACGGACGCTGGATAAGGGGGCTTTGGGCGGCGGGGGAGGTGGCGTCGGTAGGCCTCCACGGGGCGAATAGACTGGGGTCAAACTCCCTCTCGGAGTGCGCCGTGTGGGGGAGGCTCACTGGCGAGGCGGCTGCGGACTACGCGAAATCCACGCCCTCCACCCCCTCCGGAATGTTGACCGAGGAGGTGAAGAGGGAGGAGGAGCGGGTGCACGGCCTCCTTAAGCGGGAGAGGGGTGGGGAGACCCCCTCCTCTATTGCGAGGGAGTTGCAGAACATCATGGATGAGGCGGCGGGCGTGGTGAGGCACGGCTCTGAGCTGTCTAAGGCGCTGGGGAGGCTGTCGGCGTTGCAGAAGAGGCTCGCCGATATTAGAATCTCAGACGGGGGGCTTGTCTATAACATGGAGCTCCGCGAGGTTTTAGAGCTCGACGGGGCTGTTCTAGCGGCGCAGACCATACTTACCGGCGCCCTCCTCAGACAAGAGAGCCGCGGATCTCACTACCGGCTTGACTACCCGCAGAGAGAGGACAAGTCGTGGCTGAGGCACACCCTGTACTACATCTACGGGGGCTCTCTCCTCGTGGCTAAGCGGGAGGTGAACATCACGAGGTGGATGCCTGAGGTTAGGAGGTACTGA
- a CDS encoding 4-hydroxyphenylacetate 3-hydroxylase family protein — protein sequence MGLRTGQQYVEGIKNRKHARIYIMGKRVTDVTTNLFLKPSVESFKATFDAAFQEDTRDLARAYSPYIGEEVNRFVHIHQSPADLVAKVKLLRKLSHKTGTCFQRCVGWDALNTLYIITHKIAAREGRAEYKERFMKYLEYVQRNDLALAGAMTDVKGVRTLRPSEQPNPDAYVRVVEQRDDGIVVRGAKANITGIAVVDEVIVLPTRAMTESDASYAVAFAVPLDTPGVTVVVGRQINDARRLEGGDLDGVPYMAHHEGLVIFEDVFVPWDRVFLYKDWRWTGPLVEIFASYHRQGYGGCKSGLGDVIIGATQGLARAIGIADKPAVAEKLAEMVFLNESMYSAGLAASWEGVKLLDDGGWWVNPMYANVTKHMVARFPYEVAKIAHDIAGGIVGTAPSEFDFKNGEIRHLIEKYLQGVPEIPTEERLRLVRLLENVSVSVGYLVESVHGAGSPAAQKIMFTRLYDFQKAEEIAKSLARVKVTVKWPKEPEPRRPSEAQKT from the coding sequence ATGGGGCTGAGAACCGGCCAGCAGTATGTTGAGGGCATTAAGAATAGGAAACACGCGAGGATTTATATAATGGGCAAGAGAGTTACCGACGTCACTACAAACCTCTTCCTAAAGCCCTCGGTGGAGTCTTTCAAAGCCACCTTCGACGCCGCTTTTCAAGAGGACACTAGAGATCTGGCGAGGGCCTACAGCCCCTACATCGGGGAGGAGGTGAATAGGTTTGTCCACATCCACCAAAGCCCGGCAGATCTCGTGGCTAAGGTGAAGCTTCTGAGGAAGCTGAGCCACAAGACGGGGACTTGTTTCCAGAGGTGCGTGGGCTGGGACGCCTTGAACACCCTCTATATAATTACTCACAAAATCGCGGCTAGGGAGGGGCGGGCCGAGTATAAAGAGCGCTTTATGAAGTATCTGGAGTACGTCCAGAGGAACGACTTGGCTCTGGCGGGGGCGATGACGGATGTCAAGGGGGTGAGGACTCTGAGGCCCAGCGAGCAGCCGAACCCAGACGCCTATGTGCGGGTGGTGGAGCAGAGAGACGACGGCATAGTGGTAAGGGGGGCCAAGGCCAACATAACGGGGATCGCCGTCGTCGACGAAGTTATCGTCCTCCCGACGAGGGCCATGACCGAGAGCGACGCCTCCTACGCTGTGGCCTTCGCCGTGCCTCTAGACACGCCAGGAGTCACAGTGGTGGTCGGCCGACAGATAAACGACGCCAGGAGGCTGGAGGGGGGCGACCTCGACGGCGTGCCCTACATGGCCCACCACGAGGGGCTGGTCATATTCGAAGACGTGTTCGTCCCCTGGGACCGTGTGTTTCTCTACAAAGACTGGCGGTGGACCGGGCCGCTGGTGGAGATATTCGCGTCGTACCACAGACAGGGGTATGGTGGTTGCAAGTCGGGGCTGGGCGACGTCATAATCGGGGCTACTCAAGGCCTCGCCAGGGCCATAGGCATCGCTGATAAGCCGGCCGTCGCGGAGAAGCTGGCTGAGATGGTGTTTCTAAACGAGTCTATGTACAGCGCCGGGCTGGCCGCCAGCTGGGAGGGGGTTAAGCTACTGGACGATGGGGGCTGGTGGGTAAACCCCATGTACGCCAACGTGACTAAGCACATGGTGGCGCGGTTCCCCTACGAGGTGGCTAAGATAGCCCACGACATCGCCGGCGGGATAGTGGGCACCGCCCCCAGCGAATTCGACTTCAAAAACGGGGAGATTAGACACCTAATTGAGAAGTATCTGCAGGGCGTCCCCGAAATACCCACCGAGGAGAGGCTTAGGCTTGTGAGGCTGTTGGAAAACGTGTCGGTGAGCGTGGGGTACCTGGTGGAGTCTGTACACGGCGCGGGGTCCCCCGCGGCTCAGAAGATTATGTTCACAAGGCTCTACGACTTCCAGAAGGCTGAGGAGATCGCCAAGTCGCTGGCGAGGGTCAAGGTCACTGTCAAGTGGCCTAAGGAGCCGGAGCCGCGGCGGCCTTCCGAGGCTCAAAAGACTTGA
- a CDS encoding aldehyde dehydrogenase family protein, translating to MSKLLVINPATEEVIAELPQATAEDIRATIDAAYEAFLKWSETPLRERAKLLYKAAELLEKSQEELLKTLVAESGKPIRDARAEMVRAISIIRASAEEARYVLEGAVPRVDAYEYPPGNENRLVTIVREPIGVVGGAQSYNNPASTFAHKVAPVVAAGNTVVIKPSSYTPITALKMAEIFAKAGFPSGVVNVVVGSGEEVFNEFIDSPRVAAINFTGSTAVGLQVAAKAAGRGKKFMVAPGGSDPALVFADADLERAAAIIARARFENAGQNCNATKRVFVHRSVYNTFVKLLLERVAVLKVGDPMDESVDMGPLVSDKMVKSMEKFTNDAVAKGGRVLIGGRRMNRRGYFYEPTVIAFEKDTDALVLREEVFGPVLPVVPFDTEEEAVAYANATQYGLQAAVYTSDYRRAFRIARAIKAGAVMINDSTRVRFDALPYGGVKMSGFGWREGVRSTMYYFTEPKYYVLNTA from the coding sequence ATGTCTAAACTCCTCGTCATAAACCCAGCCACGGAGGAGGTCATTGCAGAACTACCGCAGGCCACGGCGGAGGATATCAGGGCAACCATAGACGCGGCGTACGAAGCCTTCCTCAAGTGGTCTGAGACCCCCCTGAGAGAGAGGGCCAAGTTGCTGTACAAGGCGGCTGAGCTCCTAGAGAAAAGCCAAGAGGAGCTCCTAAAGACGCTGGTGGCCGAGTCGGGGAAGCCCATAAGAGACGCCAGGGCCGAGATGGTGAGGGCCATATCTATAATTAGGGCCAGCGCCGAGGAGGCGAGGTACGTGCTAGAGGGCGCGGTGCCCCGGGTAGACGCCTACGAGTACCCGCCTGGCAATGAAAACCGCCTAGTCACAATCGTCAGGGAGCCCATCGGCGTCGTGGGGGGAGCCCAGAGCTACAACAACCCAGCCTCCACCTTCGCCCACAAGGTGGCCCCCGTCGTCGCGGCGGGTAACACAGTGGTGATCAAGCCCTCCTCCTACACCCCCATAACAGCGTTGAAAATGGCCGAGATCTTCGCCAAGGCTGGGTTCCCCAGCGGCGTGGTAAACGTGGTGGTGGGGAGCGGCGAGGAGGTATTCAACGAATTTATAGACAGCCCCAGGGTGGCCGCCATAAACTTCACAGGGAGCACCGCGGTGGGGCTCCAGGTAGCGGCAAAGGCCGCGGGGAGAGGCAAGAAGTTCATGGTGGCCCCCGGCGGCTCAGACCCGGCGCTGGTCTTCGCAGACGCAGATCTCGAGCGGGCGGCGGCTATCATCGCGAGGGCGAGGTTTGAAAACGCTGGGCAGAACTGCAACGCCACGAAGAGGGTCTTCGTCCACAGAAGCGTATACAACACCTTTGTAAAACTCCTCCTGGAGAGGGTGGCCGTCTTGAAGGTTGGCGACCCCATGGACGAGTCTGTGGACATGGGGCCGCTGGTTTCGGACAAGATGGTGAAGTCTATGGAGAAGTTTACCAACGACGCCGTGGCCAAAGGCGGCAGGGTGCTGATAGGCGGCAGGCGGATGAACAGGAGGGGCTATTTCTACGAGCCCACGGTAATCGCCTTTGAGAAGGATACAGACGCCCTCGTGCTGAGGGAAGAGGTCTTCGGACCTGTCCTGCCGGTGGTGCCCTTCGACACGGAGGAGGAGGCTGTGGCCTACGCCAATGCCACGCAGTACGGCCTGCAGGCCGCGGTGTACACCAGCGACTACAGAAGGGCGTTTAGAATAGCACGTGCCATAAAGGCGGGGGCCGTCATGATAAACGACTCCACGAGGGTGCGCTTCGACGCGCTGCCCTACGGCGGGGTTAAGATGTCGGGCTTCGGCTGGAGAGAAGGCGTTAGATCCACCATGTACTACTTCACAGAGCCCAAGTACTACGTCTTAAACACCGCGTAG
- a CDS encoding acetate--CoA ligase, translated as MSKEFLEVYRKSLEDPVRFWEEQARKLYWRESWAKAYDDSNPPFYKWFVGGKTNIAYNALDVHIKAGRANKAALIWVSPYEGARVLRYWDLYREVNRLSVLLRSLGVEKGDRVAIYMPMIPEAMVAMLAVNRIGAVHTVVFSGFGAQALADRIIDADAKLVITADGMRRRGKVTPLKPTVDEALKIVGNDVGVLVYKHVGANVAMRHGKDLWWHEEISKIPPNAYAEPEWVSGDSPLFILYTSGTTGKPKGILHLHGQYMVWIWYAFNHLVGAEREFRDDIVFFSTADIGWISGHHYGVHGPLLNGLTVLWYEDAPDYPHPGVWWEIVDTYKVTHLLFSPTAIRLLMKYGEEWPMRYKLDTLMALYPTGEVLNEEAYNWMRRYLCRERAECQVADIWGQTETACFVTAPGSMNLGGFRYKYGSVGLPYPTLRLVALDDDGRELPPGQKGHIAVKPPLPPAFLHTLWKDPERYVKSYWSRFPGYYTTGDLGYIDEEGHLHILGRSDDVIKVAGHRLSTREVEDILTSHPAVAEAAVVGIPDPVRGEVLGVFVVPKLGAKITEEEVAQHLRKTLGPVAVVGKIAIVGKLPKTRTGKVMRRVLRALAADQPLGDLSTLEEQEALAELQKELSKSPTAP; from the coding sequence ATGTCTAAAGAATTTCTTGAGGTGTATAGAAAATCTCTTGAAGACCCCGTCCGCTTCTGGGAGGAGCAGGCGAGGAAGCTTTACTGGAGGGAGTCCTGGGCTAAGGCCTACGACGACTCCAACCCGCCTTTCTACAAGTGGTTTGTGGGGGGCAAGACGAACATCGCCTATAACGCCCTGGATGTGCACATCAAGGCTGGCAGAGCTAACAAGGCGGCGCTGATCTGGGTCTCGCCCTACGAGGGGGCTAGGGTGCTGAGGTATTGGGATCTCTACAGAGAGGTCAACCGCCTCTCTGTCCTGCTCCGGTCGCTGGGGGTGGAGAAGGGCGACAGGGTGGCTATCTACATGCCCATGATCCCCGAGGCCATGGTGGCCATGCTGGCAGTCAATAGGATAGGCGCCGTCCACACCGTGGTGTTCTCCGGCTTCGGCGCCCAGGCCCTCGCCGACAGAATTATAGACGCTGACGCCAAGCTCGTCATCACCGCCGACGGCATGAGGAGGAGGGGCAAGGTAACCCCGCTGAAGCCCACCGTAGACGAGGCGTTGAAGATAGTTGGCAACGACGTAGGGGTCTTAGTCTACAAACACGTGGGGGCGAACGTGGCGATGAGACACGGGAAGGATCTCTGGTGGCACGAGGAGATATCTAAAATACCGCCAAACGCCTACGCCGAGCCTGAGTGGGTCAGCGGCGACTCGCCGCTCTTCATTCTCTACACCTCGGGCACCACGGGGAAGCCCAAGGGGATACTCCACCTACACGGCCAGTACATGGTGTGGATCTGGTACGCCTTCAACCACCTGGTGGGGGCCGAGAGGGAGTTCCGCGACGACATAGTCTTCTTCTCCACCGCCGACATCGGCTGGATATCGGGCCACCACTACGGCGTCCACGGCCCCCTCCTAAACGGCCTCACCGTGCTCTGGTACGAAGACGCGCCCGACTACCCGCACCCGGGCGTGTGGTGGGAAATCGTAGACACCTACAAAGTCACACACCTCCTCTTCTCCCCCACCGCCATTAGGCTTCTTATGAAGTACGGCGAGGAGTGGCCAATGAGGTATAAGCTAGACACCCTCATGGCCCTCTACCCCACCGGCGAGGTGCTAAACGAAGAAGCCTACAACTGGATGAGGAGGTACCTATGCCGCGAGAGGGCGGAGTGCCAGGTGGCCGACATATGGGGCCAGACGGAGACCGCCTGCTTCGTGACGGCGCCCGGCTCCATGAACCTCGGCGGGTTTAGGTACAAATACGGCTCCGTGGGCCTCCCCTACCCCACCCTGAGGCTCGTGGCCCTCGACGACGACGGCCGGGAGCTACCCCCCGGGCAGAAGGGCCACATCGCCGTGAAGCCCCCCCTGCCCCCCGCCTTCCTCCACACCCTCTGGAAAGACCCGGAGAGATACGTCAAGAGCTACTGGTCCCGCTTCCCCGGCTACTACACCACGGGCGACCTGGGCTACATAGACGAGGAGGGGCACCTCCACATACTCGGCAGGTCAGACGACGTGATTAAGGTGGCTGGCCACCGCCTGTCCACCAGAGAGGTGGAGGACATACTCACCTCGCACCCAGCCGTGGCGGAGGCCGCCGTGGTGGGCATACCAGACCCAGTCAGAGGCGAGGTGCTGGGCGTATTCGTAGTCCCCAAGCTCGGGGCGAAGATAACAGAGGAGGAGGTGGCCCAGCACCTACGCAAAACCCTGGGGCCCGTGGCGGTCGTGGGGAAGATAGCCATAGTAGGTAAGCTACCCAAGACGAGGACTGGGAAGGTGATGAGGCGCGTCCTTAGGGCGTTGGCTGCGGACCAGCCGCTGGGCGACTTAAGCACCCTTGAGGAGCAGGAGGCCCTGGCGGAGCTTCAAAAAGAGCTCTCTAAATCACCAACTGCACCCTAA